From Levilactobacillus zymae, a single genomic window includes:
- a CDS encoding IS982 family transposase has translation MSSQCYLTQPTTIVQAPWQPWVAVVTPLYQRYVSCKIRQRKNANHAKISDVTIMALMCWQVSLGITNQCAFYRLLVGLGLTGLPERSRFNRRCTAMGCLLQTLRVGLVKHCLPSVTYTIIDSFPIPLCQSIRNHRAKVLRSLADIGYNATKKQWFYGLKGHFQVTNQGIVVAYSISAASIHDIRLVPELIDQYACSHVLADVGYLSQPLKDQLKQRHIDFWTPKRRNMPQSRLNSTLLKRQRRMIETLFSKWQVLFQVEHNRARCLRGFKSRLEQLLFVDTWQLIN, from the coding sequence ATGTCAAGCCAATGTTATCTTACTCAACCTACAACTATCGTGCAAGCACCTTGGCAACCCTGGGTTGCGGTTGTAACGCCACTATATCAACGTTATGTTTCCTGCAAAATTCGGCAAAGAAAGAATGCTAATCATGCCAAAATATCAGATGTAACTATCATGGCTTTGATGTGTTGGCAGGTATCACTTGGTATCACTAATCAATGTGCTTTTTATCGTCTGTTAGTTGGGTTAGGGCTGACTGGTTTGCCGGAACGATCTCGTTTTAATCGACGGTGCACAGCTATGGGCTGTCTGCTCCAAACCCTGCGGGTTGGTTTAGTTAAACACTGTTTACCATCAGTGACTTACACCATCATAGATAGTTTTCCAATCCCATTATGCCAATCAATTCGTAATCATCGAGCCAAAGTTTTACGCTCACTTGCTGACATTGGCTATAATGCCACCAAGAAACAATGGTTCTATGGTTTAAAGGGACATTTTCAGGTCACCAATCAAGGCATTGTAGTGGCCTATTCAATTTCAGCTGCTTCAATTCATGATATTCGTTTAGTGCCAGAATTGATTGACCAATACGCTTGCTCACATGTTTTGGCCGATGTTGGCTACCTTAGTCAACCACTAAAAGATCAATTAAAGCAACGACACATTGATTTCTGGACACCCAAACGCCGTAACATGCCCCAATCACGACTGAATAGCACCTTATTGAAGCGCCAAAGGCGCATGATCGAAACTTTATTCTCTAAATGGCAGGTTTTATTTCAGGTTGAACATAATCGGGCCCGATGTCTGCGTGGCTTCAAAAGTCGATTAGAACAACTTTTATTCGTAGATACCTGGCAGCTAATTAACTAG